One stretch of Chryseobacterium sp. LJ668 DNA includes these proteins:
- a CDS encoding VOC family protein: MAKLNPYLNFDGKAEEAFTFYKSVFGGEFLGEIHKMGNAPGTENLSDEEKNRVMHIALPVGGDLLMASDIVPSFGQTLTVGNNNYVSIFPDSREDAERIFKGLSEDGNIEMPLEDQFWGDYFGSFQDKYGVHWMINYNEEYLK, from the coding sequence ATGGCAAAACTAAATCCATACCTCAATTTTGATGGTAAAGCAGAAGAAGCTTTTACATTCTATAAGTCTGTTTTTGGTGGCGAGTTTCTTGGCGAAATTCACAAAATGGGCAACGCACCCGGAACCGAAAATTTATCAGATGAAGAGAAAAACCGTGTAATGCATATTGCACTTCCTGTAGGGGGTGATCTTCTGATGGCTTCAGATATTGTACCGTCATTCGGACAAACGCTCACGGTCGGAAACAATAATTATGTTTCGATTTTCCCGGATTCAAGAGAAGATGCAGAAAGGATTTTTAAAGGACTTTCGGAAGACGGAAATATAGAGATGCCCCTTGAAGATCAGTTTTGGGGAGATTACTTCGGGAGCTTCCAAGATAAATATGGTGTTCACTGGATGATCAACTATAACGAAGAATATTTAAAATAA
- a CDS encoding SRPBCC family protein, which yields MDPIKIDITILAPVEKVWDYFNTPKHIMNWNFAHESWQCPSSENDLRIGGKFNNRMEAKDGSFGFDFEGTYDDIIPHEKIQYHIADGRNVEVIFERIDDNATKVAQIFEPEKQNSVEMQRDGWYAILNNFHKYVENN from the coding sequence ATGGATCCAATTAAAATAGATATTACAATATTAGCGCCGGTAGAGAAGGTTTGGGATTATTTCAATACTCCGAAACATATCATGAATTGGAATTTTGCTCACGAAAGCTGGCAATGTCCAAGTTCAGAAAATGATCTGAGAATCGGTGGAAAATTCAATAACAGGATGGAAGCCAAAGACGGCAGTTTCGGGTTTGATTTTGAAGGAACTTATGATGACATTATTCCACATGAAAAAATACAATATCACATTGCAGACGGCCGTAATGTAGAAGTGATTTTTGAAAGGATAGACGATAACGCCACGAAAGTTGCTCAGATCTTTGAGCCTGAAAAACAAAATTCTGTCGAGATGCAGCGCGACGGTTGGTACGCAATACTCAATAATTTCCACAAATATGTGGAAAATAACTGA
- a CDS encoding helix-hairpin-helix domain-containing protein yields the protein MINLVIMARCLKPICTDHHAIQDNFLHGILAMPAKRALEKEKIDSLEKLSGYTENEILQLHGFSKNTMVKLKAYMQENHFSFKQHFN from the coding sequence ATGATCAATCTGGTAATAATGGCAAGATGTTTAAAGCCCATTTGTACTGATCATCACGCTATACAAGATAATTTTTTACACGGAATACTTGCAATGCCCGCTAAGAGAGCCTTGGAAAAGGAAAAAATAGATTCTTTAGAAAAGCTTTCAGGTTACACTGAAAATGAAATACTGCAGCTGCATGGTTTCAGTAAAAATACCATGGTAAAACTAAAAGCATATATGCAGGAAAATCACTTTTCTTTTAAACAACATTTTAATTAA
- a CDS encoding VOC family protein, with protein MNNNIFPCLWYDGDGKESAEFYCKVFKGTITADTPVVLNIELFGQKLMLLNGGPQFKKNASVSFTVICDTEDEVQNYWDQLLDGGIALMPLDSYPWSKKYGWIRDKFGVTWQIYLGDQQSDQKIIPTLMFIHQNNGRAMEAMEFYTDIFPNSKIGSVLKYGDGVGDETHELPENVQHAHFEINGYSFFCMDNSHDHQFDFNEGISIVVMTDDQEETDHLWNSLTQNGGRESMCGWLKDKFGFSWQIVPKKLIQLMSGQDQERAQKVVQAMMKMQKIVIEDLENAYNS; from the coding sequence ATGAACAACAATATCTTCCCATGTCTCTGGTACGACGGCGATGGCAAAGAATCAGCTGAATTTTATTGTAAAGTATTCAAGGGAACCATTACAGCAGATACTCCCGTTGTTTTGAATATTGAACTTTTTGGTCAGAAACTGATGCTTCTTAACGGCGGTCCTCAGTTCAAAAAAAATGCTTCTGTTTCATTCACAGTTATCTGTGATACTGAAGATGAGGTTCAGAACTATTGGGATCAGCTATTAGATGGTGGAATAGCTCTAATGCCTTTAGATTCTTATCCGTGGAGTAAAAAATACGGTTGGATTCGTGATAAATTCGGAGTGACCTGGCAAATTTATTTGGGTGATCAACAAAGTGACCAGAAAATTATTCCGACCCTGATGTTCATCCATCAAAATAACGGACGAGCCATGGAAGCCATGGAATTTTACACTGATATTTTTCCAAATTCAAAAATTGGCAGCGTACTAAAATACGGAGATGGAGTAGGTGACGAAACCCACGAATTACCGGAAAATGTACAACATGCACATTTTGAAATTAACGGCTATTCTTTCTTTTGCATGGATAATTCGCACGACCATCAATTTGATTTTAATGAAGGCATTTCAATCGTTGTTATGACTGATGACCAGGAAGAGACAGATCATCTTTGGAATTCTTTGACGCAAAACGGAGGCAGAGAAAGTATGTGCGGCTGGCTGAAAGATAAGTTCGGATTCAGCTGGCAAATCGTTCCAAAAAAACTTATTCAACTGATGAGTGGCCAGGATCAGGAAAGGGCTCAGAAAGTAGTACAGGCAATGATGAAAATGCAGAAAATAGTGATCGAAGATTTAGAAAATGCCTATAATTCGTAG
- a CDS encoding SDR family oxidoreductase, translating to MKTQNKSKSLSKVPKEGLYPEIIRKNYLGSNKLLNKKAIISGGDSGIGQAVAVHFAREGADVAIIYQENDKDAKETLKLVEKEGRKCILLKGDISKKAFRKNCLEKFKKEWKTLDVLINNAGIQFPESEVEKISDDQITETFNVNIISMISFTRDCLQLMNKNGRIICTTSVTAYRGSNHLIDYSSTKGAIATFVRSLSANLAEKKILVNGVAPGPIWTPLVKETFEDIASFGKDTPLKRAGQPSEVAPAYVFLASEDSSFITGEIIHINGGDFVGG from the coding sequence ATGAAAACGCAGAACAAGTCAAAATCACTTTCAAAAGTCCCAAAGGAGGGATTATATCCTGAGATTATTAGGAAAAATTATCTGGGAAGTAATAAATTGCTCAATAAAAAAGCAATTATTTCTGGCGGCGACAGCGGCATCGGTCAGGCAGTTGCTGTACACTTTGCCCGTGAAGGAGCTGATGTCGCGATCATTTATCAGGAAAATGATAAAGATGCTAAAGAAACTTTAAAGCTGGTTGAAAAAGAAGGCCGGAAATGTATTTTGTTAAAAGGTGATATTTCCAAAAAAGCTTTTAGAAAAAATTGTCTTGAAAAATTTAAAAAAGAATGGAAAACGCTTGATGTTCTTATAAATAACGCAGGAATTCAGTTTCCGGAAAGTGAAGTTGAAAAAATTTCAGATGATCAGATCACTGAGACCTTCAATGTCAACATTATTTCGATGATATCTTTTACCAGAGACTGTTTACAGTTGATGAACAAAAATGGAAGGATAATCTGCACAACATCAGTCACTGCATACCGTGGAAGTAATCACCTGATCGATTATTCGTCTACAAAAGGGGCGATTGCAACCTTTGTAAGGTCTTTATCTGCCAATTTAGCTGAAAAGAAAATCCTTGTGAACGGTGTTGCACCAGGACCAATCTGGACGCCACTGGTCAAAGAAACTTTTGAAGATATTGCGTCTTTTGGAAAAGATACGCCTTTAAAAAGGGCAGGTCAGCCATCAGAAGTTGCACCCGCCTATGTTTTTTTAGCCTCAGAAGATTCCAGTTTTATTACTGGAGAGATTATCCACATTAACGGTGGTGATTTTGTTGGAGGATAA
- a CDS encoding SRPBCC family protein — MEILEYTIEIDAAPEKVWTVLWDDTSYRQWTSAFCTGSFYIGTWEENSMMKFFDPNNNGMYSRVLKNDPNKEMVFIHLGEIYDGVEVPKDWGDATESYFLEETENGTKLTAKIKASEEFKGFFEDKFPVALQNVKHLSENQL; from the coding sequence ATGGAAATTTTAGAATATACAATTGAAATCGATGCAGCTCCCGAAAAAGTATGGACCGTACTCTGGGATGATACCAGCTACAGACAATGGACGTCCGCATTCTGCACAGGATCCTTTTACATCGGGACTTGGGAAGAAAACAGCATGATGAAATTTTTTGATCCCAACAACAACGGAATGTACAGCCGCGTCCTGAAAAACGATCCTAATAAAGAAATGGTTTTCATTCATTTAGGAGAAATTTATGATGGTGTGGAAGTGCCAAAAGATTGGGGTGATGCTACAGAATCTTATTTTCTGGAAGAAACTGAAAACGGAACCAAACTAACCGCAAAAATCAAAGCATCTGAAGAATTCAAAGGTTTTTTTGAAGACAAATTTCCGGTGGCTCTTCAAAACGTTAAACATTTATCAGAAAATCAATTATAA
- a CDS encoding SRPBCC family protein, with translation METLSYEKIIDAPKQKVWDVLWGENTYSEWTQFFSPGSQMKSDWKVNGKTYFVNQEGAGMVSTIDSLEQPDQIIFKHLGMVDENGVEDTESMEVKQWSGCFEKYILIDYDGRTKLHVEVQTEKNWEEHMNDGFTKGLEVVKNLAEFK, from the coding sequence ATGGAAACATTATCATACGAAAAGATCATTGATGCTCCAAAACAGAAGGTATGGGACGTTCTTTGGGGAGAAAATACCTATAGCGAATGGACACAGTTTTTCAGTCCGGGTTCCCAAATGAAATCCGACTGGAAAGTCAATGGAAAAACCTATTTCGTTAATCAGGAAGGAGCAGGAATGGTTTCAACGATCGACAGTTTGGAGCAGCCCGACCAGATCATTTTTAAGCACCTCGGAATGGTGGATGAAAATGGAGTGGAAGACACCGAAAGCATGGAAGTGAAGCAGTGGAGCGGTTGTTTTGAGAAATATATTCTTATAGATTATGATGGCAGAACAAAACTTCATGTCGAGGTTCAGACCGAAAAAAACTGGGAAGAGCATATGAATGATGGCTTTACGAAAGGTTTGGAAGTTGTGAAAAATTTGGCGGAGTTTAAGTAG
- a CDS encoding RNA polymerase sigma factor, with protein MPQKEKENIISQTVSNYGGKLMSFIRPKVKNTEDAEDILQEVWYQFSSLTNLSEIVNVGGWLYRVTSNKIIDKYRKKKTENLEDFVYEDEDGSFSIKDILLLDDSAGPDVKMFQDEIWKKLFEALEELPEKQKLVYMENELNDKTLQEIADEQGENIKTIISRKNYAVKHLRNRLRQLYEDLNN; from the coding sequence ATGCCACAGAAGGAAAAGGAAAACATTATTTCGCAGACTGTATCAAACTACGGCGGAAAACTGATGTCTTTTATTCGCCCGAAAGTGAAAAATACCGAAGATGCGGAAGATATTCTGCAGGAGGTGTGGTATCAGTTCAGTAGTTTGACCAATCTTTCGGAAATTGTAAATGTCGGTGGATGGTTATACCGGGTGACATCCAACAAAATCATCGATAAATACCGAAAAAAGAAAACCGAAAATCTTGAAGATTTTGTGTACGAAGATGAAGACGGATCGTTTTCAATAAAGGATATTCTGTTGCTTGACGACAGCGCCGGACCCGATGTGAAAATGTTTCAGGATGAGATTTGGAAAAAACTGTTTGAAGCTCTAGAAGAACTTCCCGAAAAACAGAAATTGGTTTACATGGAAAATGAACTGAATGATAAAACTCTACAGGAAATTGCCGATGAGCAGGGTGAAAATATTAAAACCATCATCAGTAGAAAAAATTATGCAGTGAAGCATTTGAGAAACAGATTGAGACAGTTGTACGAAGATTTAAATAATTAG
- a CDS encoding J domain-containing protein gives MKDYYYFLGISRDASDEDIKKSYRKLSLKYHPDKNQNDVFFAERFKEIQEAYETLSDKGRRITYDQNLESQQKSFRYTVPPSIKTFSANKIHAKKGEEIIITWQTQNADVVKVLPFGLEKAFGERVFKITEFKNGKFQLLLHATNSLLHKTVVQGITITEVFESDGEKFRDRAEELFKSQPRTVANPKGQPKIFRLIFGLLILALAIYFLISSITN, from the coding sequence ATGAAAGACTACTATTATTTTCTTGGGATTTCTCGTGATGCTTCGGATGAAGACATCAAAAAATCGTACAGAAAACTTTCATTAAAATACCATCCCGATAAAAACCAGAACGACGTTTTTTTTGCTGAACGTTTTAAAGAAATTCAGGAGGCGTATGAGACTTTAAGTGATAAAGGAAGAAGAATTACGTATGACCAGAATTTAGAAAGTCAGCAGAAAAGTTTTAGGTATACCGTTCCGCCTTCTATTAAGACCTTTTCGGCAAATAAAATTCATGCGAAAAAAGGAGAGGAGATTATTATCACATGGCAAACCCAGAATGCTGATGTAGTCAAAGTTTTACCGTTCGGGTTGGAGAAAGCTTTTGGCGAAAGAGTTTTTAAAATCACAGAATTTAAAAACGGAAAATTCCAGTTGTTGTTGCATGCAACCAATTCGCTTTTGCACAAAACAGTCGTTCAGGGAATTACAATAACAGAGGTTTTTGAATCTGACGGCGAAAAATTCAGGGATAGAGCAGAAGAACTTTTTAAATCGCAGCCACGAACTGTCGCAAATCCTAAAGGTCAGCCAAAAATTTTCAGATTAATTTTTGGATTATTGATTTTAGCTTTAGCAATATATTTTTTAATCAGCAGTATAACTAACTAA
- the gcvP gene encoding aminomethyl-transferring glycine dehydrogenase, protein MNTEQFVSRHISLNEADKQAMLEKVGVSSIEELISQTIPSSIRLENDLNISEPLSEYEMLNHSKELASKNTDYTSYIGFGYHNTLLPSAIQRNIFENPSWYTAYTPYQAEIAQGRLEALLNYQTVVCDLTGFALANASLLDESTAAAEAMHMFFNNRTKDQKKAGANKFFISDLVLPQTVSVLKTKAEGLEIEIVEGDHKTHQFDESYYGVLLQYPGKNGIVLDYTEDIVEYKKLDLQVVVACDPMALVKLKSPASMGADCAVGTSQRFGIPLGYGGPHAAFFSCKEDYKRDIPGRIIGVSQDMYGKRALRMALQTREQHIKRERATSNICTAQVLLAVMAGMYAVYHGPNGLNYIADQIHFKANALKGGLKALGYQTVEEPIFDTVKIMMSENEKTRLMRMMLDHRLNLNYFTEGVVSIAINESTTLEKLNVLMASFAQFKDKQTFKLEIKEGYSIPEENLRKDEILTEEVFNKYHTETELMRYIKRLERKDLSLTHSMISLGSCTMKLNAATQMLPLSWDNWGAVHPFVPVNQAAGYQEMIKELEKDLSEITGFAGTSLQPNSGAQGEYAGLMVIREYHISRGEGHRNVVLIPQSAHGTNPASAAMAGMKIVVVKNLESGEIDFEDFKAKTEQYSENLSCVMITYPSTYGFFDANIKEITQLVHDHGGQVYMDGANMNAQVGYTSPGNIGADVCHLNLHKTFAIPHGGGGPGVGPICVAKHLVPFLPTNANIKVGSKEAIEGISAAPYGSGLILNISYAYIKMLGTSGLKKATEHAILNANYLKEILAEHFPILYSNTEGRVAHECIVDFRQFKSLGIEVADVAKRLMDYGFHAPTVSFPVAGTLMIEPTESESKSEIDRFAEALIAIKQEIDEIANGEADQANNVLKNAPHTEQLVISDSWDKPYSREKAAYPLDWVREHKFFATVARVDEAYGDRNLVCTCEPIEAYM, encoded by the coding sequence ATGAATACAGAGCAGTTTGTGAGCCGTCACATTTCCTTAAACGAAGCCGATAAGCAGGCAATGTTGGAAAAAGTTGGCGTTTCAAGTATCGAAGAATTGATTTCTCAAACCATTCCATCATCTATCCGTTTAGAAAATGATCTGAACATTTCAGAACCGCTTTCAGAGTATGAAATGCTGAATCATTCAAAAGAATTGGCATCTAAAAACACTGATTATACAAGCTATATCGGTTTCGGATATCACAACACCTTATTGCCATCGGCGATTCAGAGAAATATCTTTGAAAACCCAAGCTGGTACACAGCGTACACGCCTTACCAGGCAGAGATCGCTCAGGGAAGATTAGAAGCTCTGCTTAATTATCAGACTGTTGTGTGTGATTTGACAGGTTTTGCTTTGGCAAACGCATCTTTGCTGGATGAATCTACGGCTGCTGCAGAAGCAATGCACATGTTCTTCAACAACAGAACGAAAGATCAGAAAAAAGCAGGAGCCAACAAGTTCTTTATCTCTGATTTGGTTTTACCTCAAACCGTTTCTGTTTTAAAAACAAAAGCTGAAGGTTTAGAGATCGAAATCGTAGAAGGTGACCACAAAACGCACCAGTTCGACGAATCTTACTACGGAGTTTTATTGCAGTATCCAGGTAAAAACGGAATCGTTTTAGACTACACTGAAGATATTGTAGAATACAAAAAATTAGATTTGCAGGTTGTTGTAGCTTGTGATCCTATGGCTTTGGTTAAACTGAAATCTCCTGCATCAATGGGCGCTGACTGTGCCGTTGGTACTTCACAGAGATTTGGTATTCCATTGGGTTACGGAGGTCCTCACGCAGCATTTTTCTCTTGTAAGGAAGATTATAAAAGAGATATTCCTGGAAGAATTATCGGGGTTTCTCAGGATATGTACGGAAAACGTGCATTGAGAATGGCTTTGCAAACAAGAGAGCAGCACATCAAAAGAGAAAGAGCAACTTCAAACATCTGTACGGCTCAGGTTCTTTTAGCGGTTATGGCCGGAATGTACGCTGTTTATCACGGTCCCAATGGATTAAATTATATTGCCGATCAAATTCACTTTAAAGCAAATGCTTTGAAAGGCGGATTGAAAGCCTTAGGATATCAGACGGTTGAAGAGCCGATTTTTGATACCGTTAAAATCATGATGTCTGAAAATGAGAAGACGAGATTGATGAGAATGATGCTTGATCACAGATTAAACCTGAACTACTTCACTGAAGGAGTTGTGAGCATTGCAATCAACGAAAGTACCACGCTTGAAAAACTGAATGTTTTGATGGCTTCTTTCGCTCAGTTTAAAGACAAGCAGACCTTTAAATTAGAAATAAAAGAAGGATACAGTATTCCTGAAGAAAATCTTAGAAAAGATGAAATTTTGACTGAGGAAGTATTCAACAAATACCATACGGAGACAGAATTGATGCGTTACATTAAACGTCTTGAAAGAAAAGATTTATCATTAACACATTCTATGATCTCTCTTGGTTCTTGTACCATGAAGCTGAATGCTGCAACTCAGATGTTGCCACTTTCTTGGGACAATTGGGGAGCTGTTCACCCATTTGTACCGGTAAATCAGGCAGCAGGTTATCAGGAAATGATCAAAGAACTAGAAAAGGATCTTTCTGAAATCACAGGTTTTGCTGGAACTTCACTTCAGCCAAATTCAGGAGCTCAAGGAGAATATGCAGGTTTGATGGTGATCAGAGAATATCACATCTCAAGAGGTGAAGGTCACAGAAATGTGGTGTTGATTCCTCAGTCTGCACACGGAACAAACCCGGCTTCTGCAGCAATGGCAGGAATGAAAATTGTTGTCGTTAAAAACCTTGAAAGCGGAGAAATTGATTTCGAAGATTTCAAAGCTAAAACAGAGCAGTATTCTGAAAACCTTTCTTGTGTAATGATCACGTATCCGTCAACTTACGGATTCTTTGATGCGAACATTAAAGAAATTACCCAGTTGGTTCACGATCACGGCGGACAGGTTTATATGGATGGAGCGAACATGAACGCTCAGGTTGGATATACAAGTCCAGGAAACATCGGAGCAGACGTTTGTCACCTGAATCTTCACAAAACTTTCGCTATTCCTCACGGAGGTGGAGGTCCTGGTGTTGGTCCGATCTGTGTTGCCAAACATTTAGTTCCTTTCCTGCCAACGAATGCTAATATTAAAGTAGGTTCAAAAGAAGCGATTGAAGGAATTTCTGCAGCGCCTTACGGTTCCGGACTGATCCTAAATATTTCTTACGCTTACATCAAAATGTTGGGAACTTCAGGTTTGAAAAAAGCAACTGAGCACGCAATCTTAAATGCAAATTATTTAAAAGAAATCTTAGCAGAGCATTTCCCTATTTTATATTCAAATACTGAAGGTAGAGTAGCGCATGAGTGTATCGTAGATTTCCGTCAGTTCAAATCTTTGGGAATTGAAGTGGCTGATGTTGCGAAAAGATTGATGGATTATGGTTTCCACGCACCTACGGTTTCTTTCCCGGTTGCAGGGACATTGATGATTGAGCCTACAGAATCTGAAAGCAAATCTGAAATCGACCGTTTTGCAGAAGCTCTAATCGCAATCAAACAAGAGATTGATGAGATCGCTAACGGTGAAGCAGATCAGGCAAATAATGTATTGAAGAATGCTCCTCACACCGAGCAATTGGTCATTTCCGATTCTTGGGATAAACCATATAGCAGAGAAAAGGCAGCTTACCCTTTGGATTGGGTAAGAGAGCACAAATTTTTTGCAACGGTTGCAAGAGTAGATGAAGCTTACGGAGACAGAAACTTAGTTTGTACTTGTGAGCCGATTGAAGCTTATATGTAA
- a CDS encoding transporter, with product MKNNHKLFKVIFGVLVMPVVCYGQQEAQNYSLFNPVPHSLMREMETDRPDVTESPYTVDAGHFQYETDFVRLVKEKSEEQKTNTLLLNQANIKIGLTKSTAIQIGFQTYGRQKETDIVSGSTETTHGFGDVTLRIKQNLIGNDQGNFALALLPYIKLPTSTYDVTSRLEGGLIVPMLYKLPGEWNLGFQVEVDRLKDKDQQSMHTEFLQTLALSHQLIKNIDGIVETYYTYDLKAHELSNYLNAAIQIEVAKDFKLDAGVNYGIQHHAEKNYFVGASYRH from the coding sequence ATGAAAAATAATCACAAGCTTTTTAAGGTCATTTTTGGCGTATTGGTTATGCCGGTTGTATGCTATGGTCAACAAGAAGCACAAAATTATTCCCTGTTCAATCCTGTTCCCCATTCTCTTATGAGGGAAATGGAAACCGACAGACCTGATGTTACAGAATCACCGTATACAGTAGATGCGGGACATTTCCAGTATGAAACTGATTTTGTAAGGCTGGTAAAAGAAAAATCTGAAGAACAGAAAACCAATACATTATTGCTCAACCAGGCAAACATAAAGATCGGACTTACCAAAAGCACCGCTATACAGATTGGTTTCCAGACTTATGGAAGACAAAAGGAAACAGACATTGTTTCCGGAAGTACCGAGACAACACATGGTTTTGGTGACGTGACTTTAAGAATCAAACAAAATTTGATAGGAAATGATCAAGGAAATTTTGCTTTGGCATTATTACCTTATATAAAGCTTCCAACCTCAACATATGATGTGACCAGCCGTCTTGAAGGTGGTTTAATTGTTCCGATGCTCTATAAATTGCCAGGAGAATGGAATCTAGGATTTCAGGTTGAAGTTGACAGACTAAAAGATAAAGATCAACAATCGATGCATACTGAATTTCTGCAGACATTGGCTCTTAGCCACCAATTAATAAAAAATATAGACGGGATAGTAGAAACTTATTATACTTATGATCTTAAAGCTCATGAGTTGTCTAATTATTTAAATGCTGCTATTCAGATAGAAGTTGCGAAAGATTTCAAACTTGATGCAGGGGTTAATTACGGGATACAGCATCATGCGGAAAAAAATTATTTCGTTGGTGCTTCGTATCGTCATTAG